GCAGCAAGCCGCGCCAGCGCCAATTTTCTGCTATGGCCAAGCCCGGGTTACGCTTATCGGAATGCTTTCGCGGCCTACTATCGCAGTCCATTCAGCGGCCGGGAATTCTGGCATTCCATCATCACATTGTTTGGCGTGGGCCTGGGTGGAATTATTTTTGCGAATGTAATCCTGCCGCGTTCCTGGCAGCAAACGGGCGAACGCAAGGCGGCGGGAAAATTTTTCCGCTGGCCCTATTTTTTAGCCACAAAACCGGTGATGAAACTTCGCGACATGTTTTGCGAGCCGATGTATTGGCTGGCGGTGCGCGACGGTTCGCCGGGGATGTCCGCCCTGCGGGTGATTTTAATTCTGTTTCCCCTCGTGATGGTGGCGCTGATGCTGTCGGTCGGATTAAGCAACCAGAACGCGTGTAAAGTGGCTTTCATCGTCGCATTTTTTTCGGTGTATGGGCTGCATTTCGTGACGAAAGTTTTGATCGCCGCCGAGGCCTCGCGCCGGATGAACGAAGACCGGCGCAGCGGCGCGTGGGAATTATTGCTGGTGACGCCGTTGCGGGTGAAGGAAATTTTGCGCGGGCAAAGGGATGGGTTGCGCCGGCAATTCCGCGGCGCCCTGTTTGCGCTTTGCCTGCTGAACATTATCCTGGTCGCGATGGTCTTGATTTTCCCGCGCGAGCTTGGCATGGCTACTCGCGACAAGCAGATATTTTGTGAAATATTTCTGGGCGGAATTGTGGCGCTTCAGGCGGATTTTTTCGGGCTAAGCTGGGTGGGCATGTGGCGCGGGTTGCTGGCGAAACAGCATTATCGCGCGGTGCTGGTGGCACTCGCGCAAATTATTTTGCCGCCGGCGGCGATCCTATTTTTGCTGATTTTCACTGAGCCGTTCCATAACGAAGCGGTTTTAGCCGAAATCATTGCCGGGTGGTTCATGCTTAGTTTGGTGATTTCCTTCTTCACCGGGCATAACGCCCGCAACAAGCTGCATCAAAAATTTCGCTCGGCGGTGCTTGGTTCACAGCGGGCAGAAACTTTAGACCTGATCGGAGGCGAGGGATGATCAACCTGATCTGGCCGGTGGTATCGCTGGCTTTTCTGACGCTGGTGGCGGGCTGGGCGTGGTGGAGCGCGACGCGGCGGCCCAGGCAATGGGGTTTGCTGGTGGATCGCGAAAATGATTTCTGGCAAAAGCGCGGGGTGCTATCGCCCGCGCTCGTGGAAAAAATCAAGTCGTGGGAAAAGGGCAGGCCGCTCAAATGGATCGCAGGCGCGGCGACTTGCCTGGGCACGTTCGGCGTGATTTGGACGACGTTCATGTTGTGCAAGGCCATGGCGCTGGAGCATCGCCGCATTCCGATGCCTATGAATCCGGCGTTGCATATCAAAGCGGTTTCAAAATCAGGCGCGACGAATAAGCCAGCGGGAAAGCCTTGAAGACATTCAGCCGCGCACAATCGAAAATCGTGCGCGGCTGAGAGTGAGTATCGTTATGCGCGCGGCGCGTTAGAATTTGTAAATGATGTTTGCGGCGATGATGAAGGAGTCCTGTTGCGAACCGGTGACGGTGTGACCGCTTTGAATGTGCATGGGGGTGGTTCCGCCAAAGGCATCCGTGCCGTCGAGCGCGTGATCCCAGCGAAGTTCGACGCGGCTGAGGACATTTTTCCAGAGATCATATTGCGCGGTCACGGTCGTGGAGAGCACTGAGCTGGGCAAGCCAATGCCTGCGCCTTGCGCGAGGCTCGCGGCCAGCGGTGTGATGTCCGCGTAT
This region of Verrucomicrobiia bacterium genomic DNA includes:
- a CDS encoding ABC transporter permease subunit, with translation MTTVLPIVDRELRVAARKRSTYRLRFWVALATLLLWIILLKGSNNVLPTAMGQHLLNSMGILALTFCMFAGIFLTADCLSEEKREGTMGLLFLTDLKSYDVIFGKLAANSLHAFFGFLAVFPIFGLTLMMGGVTGAEFMRLSLVFVVTLFFSLGIGLAVSAAAQETRNAISGTLLVIVFLAGICPAVWWLYTSAASRASANFLLWPSPGYAYRNAFAAYYRSPFSGREFWHSIITLFGVGLGGIIFANVILPRSWQQTGERKAAGKFFRWPYFLATKPVMKLRDMFCEPMYWLAVRDGSPGMSALRVILILFPLVMVALMLSVGLSNQNACKVAFIVAFFSVYGLHFVTKVLIAAEASRRMNEDRRSGAWELLLVTPLRVKEILRGQRDGLRRQFRGALFALCLLNIILVAMVLIFPRELGMATRDKQIFCEIFLGGIVALQADFFGLSWVGMWRGLLAKQHYRAVLVALAQIILPPAAILFLLIFTEPFHNEAVLAEIIAGWFMLSLVISFFTGHNARNKLHQKFRSAVLGSQRAETLDLIGGEG